ACCGCTTCGTTGTCGCGATACGTCCCTGATTGCTGGAGCATCGCATCAACGAGCGTGGTCTTTCCGTGGTCAACGTGGGCGATGATCGCAATATTTCTTATCTTGTCTGCGGTGATCATAGTCGGTCTCCGGTGCCAAAAGGCAAACAGGTATGATGATGGATTGGCAATCGAAACGCAATCCGACGGGAAATGTAGAAACAAAAAGGCCGAGCCAAACCGGCCCGGCCAAGTCGTTATTCGATAACCGCGGTCAGGAAATAGTTTTTCCGACCTTGATGTTGTTTGTCACGCTGAAAACGCCCGGGACCGAATTTGCCAGGATGTTCAGGACGTCACGGTCGCTGACGTTTGACACCACACCGTTCAGGATGATGTTGCCGTTCTTGACCGTTATGCGTACATCCGGATGAAGCCCGCTGAAATAGCGTGCCGGACCCCTTTCGGCAAACGTGCGAAGAGTCGCGATGCGGATCCGATCGTCAATTCTCGACGGCGGAAGCTCTTCAATATTGTTGACGACGGCTGTGATCCCGTCCTGACGTTTCAACGCACGCTCAATGTAATATTTCGTGCCAAGCGAGTTCGTCCATCCGCTAAGCGTCACGACTCCGTTCTCGACCCTATAGTCGATGTAGTCAAAAACGTTGTAGTTGGACAGCAGCCGTAGCTGGCGTGCCACCTCCTGCTCAACCGTCCTTCCGGAATTTTGAGCGATCGCGGGAACCACTGTCATCCCGAGAAGCAGAACAAAGATCAATGCGAATGATTTAGTAAACCTCATAATGCCATAAACCTCCTTATTTAAGGTCGGTCAATCTACCGATGATTAGACGTATGGGCCCAAAAGAGGTTTGTCCAAAAAAGAAGAATTAATTGTAAAGATTTGTATTCTGCAGCCGCGCGGCCTACGGTACTGATATTTGACGCAATGCCTCATACAAAACGATGCCCACACTCGTCGCGAGATTCAGGCTGCGTACGTTGGGATTCGACATCGGGATCTTTAGACAGTTGTCGGGAGCAGAATTCAGAATCTCCTGCGGCAGTCCTCGTGTCTCAGGCCCAAAAACTAGGCAATCCTCGTCTTCGAACGTCGTTTCCGTATAGTTCCGCCGTGCTTTGGTGGTCAAATAAAAGAACCGTGATCCGGGAAGACAGGCATACAATGCGTCGATATCAATATGCCGCACCAATTGAACATGATCCCAATAGTCCAGCCCTGACCGCCTCAATGTGCGGTCATCCATTCTGAAACCCGTGACCCCGACAATGTGGAGCTTCGTATTTGTCGCCGCACACAAACGGGCGATGTTGCCGGTGTTTGGCGGTATCTCAGGTTCATAGAGAGCGACGTGGAGCATCTATAAGAAAGTCTAGATATCTTGGGCGATTTTCAAAAACCAGAAATAGAAAATGCCGGAGAACCACAGTTCAGCCGACGTGCAATTATCGGCATTCGACGGTTATGAGTGCATCTTTAACGGGGCTGATCTCATCAATATTTCGAGTCGAAGATCTGTATCGATGCCGCGTAACGCGGTTTATGTTACAATCCGCTTTTATCTGAATACCGTGTTGATGATCCGAAAATCGTTCCAGAATAGAACTTTGTCCGCAATTGCCGCCATTTTTGCCTTGGCCGCGGTTGTTTCCGCTCAGACCGAGGCTGCTCCGTCACCGACGCCGACCGCGGCGGCGTTGCCTGCAGCGAAAGGACAGCTGCAGACCGCTGAGCAGGTCGTAGAGGCAGCGATAATTTTTTACGGCGGGCTTGGCGGACGTGAGAGGCTTGAACAGATCCGCAAGACGACTCAGGAACGCGGAACTTTGACCACGACGGCTGCAGACGGCAAGACCGAGCGTTCGAGTTATGTTCGATGGGCCATGCGTGGAGAGACGCTGGATAAAGAACGCGTTCGGCTCGACCAAGACATGCCGTCAGCCAGGTACTCGCTCGTTTATAACGAAGGGAACATTTTCCTGATCTTCAACAACACGGTCTTCGCGGCCAGAGAAGATGTGGCAAGGGCTTTTGAGCACAGCCTGTTCCATGGCATCGAGGCGATGCTCCGGTACAAGGAAAACGGTTCGACGATAGAATTGCAGCCGCGTGAGAAGTTGATGGGCGTGGATTACTACGTGGTAGACATAAAGGATACGAAAGAGCGAACAACGCGTTTTTATATCAGCGCAAAAACCTATCGTGTGATGCTGTTGACATACGAATTCGGCGGCGTCAAATATACGCGCCGTTTCTATGACTACAAGTATGCACAGAACACGCTTGTCCCTTATCGAACCGTGCTGCTGGCAAACAACAAACCTGTAGAAGAATTTCAGATCGGCACTATTACTTTCGGTCAAAAGGTGGACGAGGAGTTGTTCCGATCGAGTTGATGCAGCATCGGTCAATGCGCTTTTCGCAACTTTTTTAGCCGCCATTCGTGTCTGAGAACGGAAGGGCGGCTTTTGTTTTGCCGCCGCCCAAGGCGGATCGAACCAACGGGCGGCATACATCTCAAAGGCCTCTGCCTTTCAGGGCATTGAGGCTTCATCGGCCTATATGCCTGAAGAAAGGTTATCTGACAACGATCTGATCATCGCAGTACGTGCGGGTGACGAGGAGGCATTTGCGGAGATCGTCTCGCGTTACCGCAATCAGATAACTAATTTTCTTTACAGATTTTTGAATGACTACGAAGAGGCGGTGGACCTGGCACAAGAAACTTTCGTTCGGGTGTATTTCGCTCTTGACCGCTATCACACGGATTTCGCGTTCTCGACGTATATTTACCGAATTGCGTCGAACCTTGCGATCAGCGAGTTGCGAAAGCGCAAGCGGCGGCGATTGATGTCTCTGACCGGGTTGTTTCAGGGCGAGGATCAGGAAGCCGAATATCAGCCGGAGGATAGGGCGGCCTTGCCGGATCAGTTGCTGGTCGAAAGCGAACGCGACAGAGTTATAGCGAAAGCAATTGCGTCGCTGCCTGAGAAATACCGTTTACCGATCGTGCTTCGCGACGTAGAGCAGCGATCGTACGAAGAAGTAGCGTCGATAATGAATCTCGGTTTAGGAACGACCAAATCGCGGATCAGCCGCGGAAGAGGACTTTTGCGGGAAAAGCTGCAGGATTATTTTGATGAGAACTGATAAGGGCACTATCGGAACGACACCGGACGAAAAGGTGCAGGCGTTGCTTTCTGCATTGCCGCAGATAGAACCGCCGGGAGATTTTGATGTCCGCGTTCGGTCACGCATCGCTGCGGAAAGTATGCCGCAAAGGGCAGCCGGATCGCTTTTGTGGGCAAAGCTGGCTGTTCCGGTCCTTGCTGCTGTTGCCCTTGCGGCGGTGTTTTTCGGCGGGCTATCCCGCGAGAATGCTCCCGAAGGGGCTCAGGTAGCCATTCCTGCCGTTGAAACTCAGCCGCTGAATAAACCGACGGACGATCCGACCGAACTGACGGCAACGCAGTTGCCGCAAGAAAAGGAATTAAAAGAAAACGAAGCCGCGGAGCCGGCCGCACCTACTGTTGCTTCCCGCGATACTCGGCGCGAACGTCCATCGCCGGTTCCGGCAGTCCGCCGTCCAGCCATAGCGGCTCCTGACAATCCTGAAGAGGGCGGTGCGTTTGAAGAGGCAGGCCGGGCCGGCAGCCGCATTTTGCCGAGAGGCCTGGAGTCGATAGATGAGCCGCGTCCGGATGCTGATGTGCCGCCCGCTCCAACGGCCGTTATGATCTCCGACGTACTGTCTGTTCTAGGGATCGATGCCGAACGAACAGCGGCCGGCTGGAAAGCTAGAATGGTTCGTGAGGGATCAGTTGCTCAAAAAAGCGGAGTTCAGGCAGGCGACGTGATCGAGGCCATCGACGGCAAAGACCTAACACACGTGACGGAGCTGAAAGGCAGCTTTAGCGGTTCGTCACTGCAGGTAAATCGTGAAGGTAGGTCTATCCGCCTCAACATCTTGCCGAAATGACCTAAATTCGCTTGGGCAGTAAATAAAGACCCGCCAAATATAGAGCGATGGCAACAAAATGGATGTAGCCGCTCGACGGTGAGAATTCTGGCTTTCCGATAACCAACGCTATCGCCTCGCGGCCCGGATTTTCCCAGATACGCTGCAGCCACGAGATATCGGCCGGGGACGCAAGGCTTGCGAGTACTATATATTTTGCGATGAATGCGATGCCGAAAAGCGTGCCGAAGCTCGCAATGACCTTACGTGCGGGCATTTCTGCCAAAAGATTCGTCGCGATCGCCCAGAAAAAACAAAAGACGAACAACCAGTGAAGCAGGCCTTTCTCAGGAAGGAGGCTGTTGTATATTTGTGATGTTGCGGCAAATAGCGTCAGCAAGATGGCTACATTTGCGGCCTTTTTCAACATCGGATCGGCATCGCGGAACCAGCCGAAAAACGAAAGAACTTCTGCCCGGAAAACAAGCACTAATGTGAGCCCTGCGAGCACAAGCGTTATCAATTCCGGTGGCAGGAAGACGAACGAATTGTCTGACTGTGCCAGCCGCATGCCGCCGAGCAGTGTAACTATCAAGAATAGGAACGGAACAACAAGGTATGCGGTCCGGTCAGCCCTTTGCTCAGACGGCCGATCTTTCGGATGATCGGCAGTTACGATCTCGACATCAGCAATTTCGATCTCGTTTCGCTTCATTTTCTCTCCCGGAACAGCTTCAGCGGATTCAGGTCTTCGATGGTCATCTTTAGGCCGCTCTCAAGCTCGGCACGCAATGCGAACGGCGTTCTAAGCTTTAGGTCTTCATCATTGATCGCCAGGTCGGGGTTCAATTCCAACGCCCGATCTGCGGCTTCCAGGCCTTTTGCAAACAGGGCGTCGTCATTCGAAACACGTCCCCACCCTTCGCGGTAATAGGTGTAAGCGACATAGAACTGCGTCGCTGCATCACGTTTTTCGGGGTCGGCTCGCTCGAACGAATTCCTGGCGGCCGGGAATTCTTCGGCACGAAATTGTGCAACGCCGCGATCGAAAAGCTCTTTGTCGACCGAATAGACGCCTAAGGCGACCTGAGACCGCGTAACCACCTCCCACAGGCCTCTCGGTGCCGATGCATAAATGAACACGATGATCGCGAGGCCGACGGCCGCGATGGCGATGGTGAAATAATGGATAATCCTGTCGCTCATTGGTATAATCGGCTAACTCAAGGATACAAGTTCCGAACAATATGAAAAAGGCAATTCTTTTCTGTCAGGTTCTTCTGATCTCCGGCTTCGTGATCGCGGTCCAAGGCCAAATGCCGGCCGCCGACCTCGTTATCACTAACGCGAATGTCCGAACGATGGATGCGAAACGTACGCTCGCGCGTTCGATAGCATTTCTTAACAGCCGCATCGTCGCCATTGGCACCGACGCTGACACAAAGCCATTGATCGGTTCACGAACAAAGGTCATCGACGCGAAAGGCAAGACGGTTTTGCCGGGCTTTAATGATGCCCACGTTCATTTTCTTGAGACGGGAGCTCAATTGTCGTCGGTCGATCTGCGTGATGCTGCAACACCGGAAGAATTCGTCCGGCGTATCAAAGAATTTGCCGCAAAACTGCCGAAAGGACGTTGGATACTCGGCGGAAAATGGGACCACGAGAATTGGAAGCCTAACAACCTGCCGACCGCGGCTATGATCGATGCCGTTACGCCCAACAATCCGGTTTTTATCGACCGACTCGACGGCCACATGGCACTCGCGAATTCACTCGCGATGCAGAAGGCGGGCGTCAACAAGGACACAAAGGACGTTGACGGCGGCGAGATCGTCCGTGATCCGGCCGGCAATCCGACCGGCGTTTTTAAGGACGAGGCGATGGCATATTTCAATCGCGTGATACCGGAGCCGAGTTTTGAGGAAAGGCTGGAAGCTGCACTCGCCGCTACCGAACACGCCGCCAGCCTCGGCATAACGAGCGTACAGGATATGTCCACAGGTACCGATGTCGGTGTTCTGCAGGAATTGTATAGGCAGGGAAAATTGAAGACCCGCGTTTATGGCTGTTCACCGCTCGGCGGTTATAAACGCTGGGAACAGGCGGGCGTTCGTTTCGCATTTGGCGATGCGATGCTGCGGGTCGGCTGTTTGAAAGGCTATGCGGACGGCAGCCTCGGTTCTACGACGGCGTGGTTCTTTGAGCCGTATCTTGACGCCCCGAATTCGGTCGGACTGCCGATGGCGGATGTGTTGACGACAATGCGTGACAACGTGAAGGACGCCGACAACGCGGGCCTGCAGGTTCGCATCCACGCTATAGGCGACCGTGGAAATTCGGTGATCTTGGATCATTTTGAATCGGCCGAGCGTGCGAATGGCGTCCGCGACAGACGCTTCACCATCGAACACGCCCAGCATTTGCGAATGGACGAGATACCACGCTTCAGCAAACAAAAGGTAGTAGCGTCGATGCAGCCTTTCCATATCATTGACGACGGCCGCTGGGCATGGAAACGGCTCGATGAAAAGCGTCTGAAGGGTACATATGCCTTTCGTTCTCTGCTCGACGCGGGTGCGGTTTTGGCATTTGGATCAGATTCGCCGGTCGCACCGCTGAACCCGCTTTGGGGCGTTTACGCTTCGGTCACGCGTCGCACGCTCGACCACAAGAACCCCAACGGTTGGGTAGCGGAGCAGAAACTCAGCGTTGACGAGACAGTTCGGGCGTTCACGTGGGGCTCTGCGTTTGCTGAATATCAGGACAACATTAAAGGCACCATTGAGGTAGGAAAGGTCGGCGATGTAGTGATCCTTTCTGACGATATTTTTACCATTGATCCGGTTAAGATCTGGGACACACAGGTGCTTTATACGATAGTTGACGGACGTGTGGTTTACGAGAAAAAGTAAAGTACTTACAGCCTGCATCATTTTAGGGGCCGCATCGGCTGCGGCCCTTTTTGTGTTTTTGCCTTCAGACGCTTTAGCTCGTCAAAAACCTGCAAGCCTTATCATCGTCAACGCAAATATAAGAACTCTTGACGCCAAACAGCCTCGGGCTGAGGCGTTAGCGGTTTCCGGCGGGCGAATAATTGCGGTCGGAACCGGCGATGAGGTTAGGAAGCTGGCAGGTGCTGACACCGAGGTCATAGACGCAAAGGGTCGCCTTGTCTTGCCGGGATTCAATGATTCTCACGTGCATTTCACGGCCGTTGGGAATCAGTTCTCGCACCTCGACCTTCGGCAAACTAGATCACGCGAACAAATACTTGAACGCGTCAGAGAATACGTCGCCATTTTGCCTCGCGGACGGTGGATCATCGGTGCAGGCATTACCGAAAATATTCAATTCGAAGATACAGGCCTCCTGGACGCGGCATCGCCCGACAACCCTGTTCTGCTTTACTACTCCATCCCGAAGCGTGCGGCGGTCAATGCCTTGGCACTGAAGGCCGCTCGACTCAACAATGAAAAAGCAGTCGTCGCAGACGATGAAATGACGTGGGTCCGCAATGCAGCTCCACGCGATCACGCGACGAACTGGGCAGAAATTGCCGAGACCGCTTCGAATCTTGCTGCAACGCTCGGCGTGACTACGGTTCAGGATGTGCATTCCGACGACCTGGCCGAACTGATGAACGCTCTTGATCGGCAGGGCAAACTTAAAACGCGGATCTACGACTGTATCGGTATTGAGAAATATCGCGATGCAATTGACCGAGGGATGAAGGCCGGGGACGGAAATTCGATGGTTCGCGGAGGCTGCATAAAAGGAATGACGGAGGGCGATACGGACGATATTGATGAACTGACGCCGATCGTCATCGCGGCCGATAAGGCTGGCATTCAGGTCGCACTTCACGCTATCGGCGGCAGATCCGTCGCCGGAGCACTGACGATATTCGAGAATGCCGCAAAGGCGAACGGCCCGCGTGACCGGCGTTTTCGCGTGGAGCATGCCGCACGCTTTCGAAATGCCGATATTCCGCGGTTCGCACGCGGTAATTTCATCGCGTCGATGCAGCCCTTCTTATTTTACGGCGGTCCGGAATATGGCGATGACTATTCCGCGATGTCAGCCGCGGGTGTTCGTTTTGCATTTGGCTCCGACGCGTCGATGATCGATCTGAATCCGATGCTCGGGATACACGCGGCTGTAAACAGCGGAGGACGTTCCATTTCTGTGGAAGAGGCCGTGAGAGCATATACTGTGGGCAGCTCGTACGCAGAATTTGCCGAGAACGCAAAAGGGACGCTTGCCGAGGGCAGACTTGCTGATCTCGTTATGCTTTCCGAGGATATTTTTACCATTGACCGCGGCCGGATACGCGACGTGCGGATCGTGTTAACGGTCGTCAACGGAAGGGTCGTATTTCAGTCCAGATAGGAAGTTGTTGCAGAGCCGTGCGGCCTTAAGGTTTTCTGCTATAATTTAGAAATTGGCGCCATATTTTAATGCTTATGAAAAAAACATCATTCTTGTTCGTTGCAATATTTCTTTTGGCCGGATTCTCGGCATCGTTCGCACAGTCCGCCGATTCAGTAAAGCCTGAACTCAACAGCAAAGGTGAGCCGGTTCACAAGAGCAGTCAAAACGCTCCGGTTGACCTGAGATCGGGAGAAAAGATCACCCGCGGTGCGGCACTTGCCAACGGTGTGAAGAAGGCTTCGGTTGAAAAGGCCCTGGCTGATCCGTCAAAGTTCGAGGGCAAGACCGTCGAGGTCAGCGGCGTGATCGTTCGTTCGTGCAAGACCGAAGGCTGCTGGATGGAAATGGCAGACAAAGAAGGCGGCAAGTCTGTACGTGTTACTTTTGGTGATCACGCATTCTTCATTCCGCTCAATGCTGCCGGCTTGAAGGTACGTGCACAGGGCGTTTTCAAAACGAACGTGCTGCCTAAAGACAAGGTCGATCACCTGATGAACGACGACGGTGCAAAGTTTGAAAAGATCAACGCAGACGGCTCGGTGACCGAGGTCAAATTTGACGCCACTGGCGTCGTGTTGACGAAATCGAAGTAGTTTCATTTTAAATTCAAGGAAAGGTCCGGCCTCATTATGTGTGCCGGCCTTTTTTCTCGTGCACGGCATCAATTGGAGGTGGCTGTGCAATGTATGGTAAATTAGCAGAAATTTGCTTCTCCCATTTGCGTTAATCCTTTTCCACACTTCGATATAGAGGAACACCACCATGTTGGTCAAAGCAGCCATTGTTATCGGCATACTCGGCGTCTTGCTTGGCATAGCGGTCACTGCCGTGTCCGCATTGCTCCCGGAACTCACCAGCGGACGCGTGAGTTGGGAGGAGGCAGCCCTCGGGATAGTTCCGGGCCTGTTGGTTTTAATGTTTTCGGGGTTGATGGTGATCGTCGCAGTGATCGTTCTCATCATCCAACGCAACAAGAAAAACTAAATAGTAGAAAAACACAAAAAGGAGGATTTAGTGATCATTACCAGAACGTTAGTCAGACTTTCAATTCTGTTCATCGTGGGCTCGGCCGCAGCGGGAACCGCAAATGCCCAACCTACGGATGCGCAAATTAAACGTGAGCTATCAGGGCCGAAGACGGTCTCTGTAACGCTGGGCGGACCGGGCAAAAGGGAATGGAGTACAACTTACAAGAAGTATATTTGGTCGCGAAGCTTTACTGCTAAGGAGCGAACAGATGATCCAAAGGTGAATATCATCATTAGGGGGTCTGCTGCGTACGACATAGTTGGCGGCCGTTACCAGTTTTGGCGAACGTTCATTTCCTCAAATGAATTCGAGGGGATACCAAACCCAACTTCTGACGATGTTAATTCCCTGATCGAGAAATTCGGCCTCCCAAAGTTCATGGGCAATGCCTACCATAGCCGTGTTATTGGTGAGGTCGAGTCGATCGGGCTCTCCGAAGAACCCAAATTTGTTTGGCATACCGTAAATTCCGTGTCGTTCAACGTGACTGCCGTCTATCGCGAACGTATAAATGATATCGGCGGCAGCGAGCGCATTTCTCAGGTATTTGAGATACGGTTATACCGAAACAACATCAGCGCGGAATGGCACAACATGATCTCGTCCGCTCGAGATAGAACGGTTTTTGAGTAAGCTGTTGAGATCGACCTTTGAAAGGGGCCGGATGCACAGCACCGGCCTTTTCAGTTTGTGCAAATCATCCCGGTGATGAAAAGCCGCTGTGATTTCGCTATATTAGACGTTCGGGCCTAGACGCCGCATTTTCTGATGAGATCATTCTTCATCCGAGATATTCAAATCGACCCGCCTCTGATCCTTTCACCGATGGCCGGCGTGACCGACTATACCTTTCGCCGGTTGATCAAGCGTCGAGGCGGTGTCGGTCTTGTCGTGTCCGAATTCATCTCCGTTGAGGGCCTTACACGCAACAATCCGAAATCGAAACGCCAGATGCGTTTCGACGAAGAAGAACGGCCTTTTGCGGTTCAGATCTTCGGCGGACGGCCCGAGCGAATGGCGATGGGCGCCGAAATGGCGCAGGAGGTCGGTGCCGATATTTTGGACGTCAACTGCGGCTGCCCGGCTCCAAAGGTGGTCAAGAAC
This sequence is a window from Acidobacteriota bacterium. Protein-coding genes within it:
- a CDS encoding BON domain-containing protein, whose protein sequence is MRFTKSFALIFVLLLGMTVVPAIAQNSGRTVEQEVARQLRLLSNYNVFDYIDYRVENGVVTLSGWTNSLGTKYYIERALKRQDGITAVVNNIEELPPSRIDDRIRIATLRTFAERGPARYFSGLHPDVRITVKNGNIILNGVVSNVSDRDVLNILANSVPGVFSVTNNIKVGKTIS
- a CDS encoding tRNA (cytidine(34)-2'-O)-methyltransferase, which codes for MLHVALYEPEIPPNTGNIARLCAATNTKLHIVGVTGFRMDDRTLRRSGLDYWDHVQLVRHIDIDALYACLPGSRFFYLTTKARRNYTETTFEDEDCLVFGPETRGLPQEILNSAPDNCLKIPMSNPNVRSLNLATSVGIVLYEALRQISVP
- a CDS encoding sigma-70 family RNA polymerase sigma factor, whose product is MPEERLSDNDLIIAVRAGDEEAFAEIVSRYRNQITNFLYRFLNDYEEAVDLAQETFVRVYFALDRYHTDFAFSTYIYRIASNLAISELRKRKRRRLMSLTGLFQGEDQEAEYQPEDRAALPDQLLVESERDRVIAKAIASLPEKYRLPIVLRDVEQRSYEEVASIMNLGLGTTKSRISRGRGLLREKLQDYFDEN
- a CDS encoding amidohydrolase, which produces MKKAILFCQVLLISGFVIAVQGQMPAADLVITNANVRTMDAKRTLARSIAFLNSRIVAIGTDADTKPLIGSRTKVIDAKGKTVLPGFNDAHVHFLETGAQLSSVDLRDAATPEEFVRRIKEFAAKLPKGRWILGGKWDHENWKPNNLPTAAMIDAVTPNNPVFIDRLDGHMALANSLAMQKAGVNKDTKDVDGGEIVRDPAGNPTGVFKDEAMAYFNRVIPEPSFEERLEAALAATEHAASLGITSVQDMSTGTDVGVLQELYRQGKLKTRVYGCSPLGGYKRWEQAGVRFAFGDAMLRVGCLKGYADGSLGSTTAWFFEPYLDAPNSVGLPMADVLTTMRDNVKDADNAGLQVRIHAIGDRGNSVILDHFESAERANGVRDRRFTIEHAQHLRMDEIPRFSKQKVVASMQPFHIIDDGRWAWKRLDEKRLKGTYAFRSLLDAGAVLAFGSDSPVAPLNPLWGVYASVTRRTLDHKNPNGWVAEQKLSVDETVRAFTWGSAFAEYQDNIKGTIEVGKVGDVVILSDDIFTIDPVKIWDTQVLYTIVDGRVVYEKK
- a CDS encoding amidohydrolase; this translates as MFLPSDALARQKPASLIIVNANIRTLDAKQPRAEALAVSGGRIIAVGTGDEVRKLAGADTEVIDAKGRLVLPGFNDSHVHFTAVGNQFSHLDLRQTRSREQILERVREYVAILPRGRWIIGAGITENIQFEDTGLLDAASPDNPVLLYYSIPKRAAVNALALKAARLNNEKAVVADDEMTWVRNAAPRDHATNWAEIAETASNLAATLGVTTVQDVHSDDLAELMNALDRQGKLKTRIYDCIGIEKYRDAIDRGMKAGDGNSMVRGGCIKGMTEGDTDDIDELTPIVIAADKAGIQVALHAIGGRSVAGALTIFENAAKANGPRDRRFRVEHAARFRNADIPRFARGNFIASMQPFLFYGGPEYGDDYSAMSAAGVRFAFGSDASMIDLNPMLGIHAAVNSGGRSISVEEAVRAYTVGSSYAEFAENAKGTLAEGRLADLVMLSEDIFTIDRGRIRDVRIVLTVVNGRVVFQSR
- a CDS encoding DUF4920 domain-containing protein codes for the protein MKKTSFLFVAIFLLAGFSASFAQSADSVKPELNSKGEPVHKSSQNAPVDLRSGEKITRGAALANGVKKASVEKALADPSKFEGKTVEVSGVIVRSCKTEGCWMEMADKEGGKSVRVTFGDHAFFIPLNAAGLKVRAQGVFKTNVLPKDKVDHLMNDDGAKFEKINADGSVTEVKFDATGVVLTKSK